A genomic stretch from Microtus pennsylvanicus isolate mMicPen1 chromosome 11, mMicPen1.hap1, whole genome shotgun sequence includes:
- the Cdk5rap3 gene encoding CDK5 regulatory subunit-associated protein 3 isoform X2 translates to MQDHQHVPIDIQTSKLLDWLVDRRHCNLKWQSLVLTIREKINTAIQDMPESQEIAQLLSGSYIHYFHCLRIVDLLKGTEASTKNIFGRYSSQRMKDWQEIIGLYEKDNTYLVELSSLLVRNVNYEIPSLKKQIAKCQQLQQEYSRKEEEGQAGAAEMREQFYHSCKQYGITGDNVRRELLALVKDLPSQLAEIGAGAQALGEAIDLYQACVEFVCDSPTEQVLPMLRYVKKHGNSTVYEWRTGTEPSVVERPQLEEPPEQVQEDEIDWGDFGVEAVSDSGISAETPGIDWGISLESESKDAGGDGIDWGDDTTTSEITVLETGTEAPEGVARGSDALTLLEYPETRNQFIDELMELEIFLSQRAVEMSEEADILSVSQFQLAPAILQGQTKEKMLSLVSTLQDLIGRLTSLRMQHLFMILASPRYVDRVTEFLQQKLKQSQLLALKKELMVEKQQEALQEQAALEPKLDLLLEKSRELQKLIEADISKRYGGRPVNLMGTSL, encoded by the exons ATGCAG GACCATCAGCACGTGCCCATCGACATCCAGACCAGCAAGCTGCTCG ATTGGCTAGTGGACAGACGACACTGCAACCTGAAATGGCAAAGTCTGGTGCTGACCATCCGGGAGAAGATCAACACAGCCATCCAGGACATGCCAGAGAGCCAAGAGATTGCCCAGCTGCTCTCTGGATCCT ACATTCATTACTTCCATTGCCTACGAATAGTGGACCTTCTTAAAGGTACTGAGGCCTCCACCAAAAATATCTTTGGCCGGTACTCTTCACAGCGGATGAAG GATTGGCAGGAGATCATAGGCCTGTATGAAAAGGACAACACCTACTTAG TGGAACTTTCTAGCCTCCTGGTTCGGAATGTCAATTATGAGATCCCCTCGCTGAAGAAGCAGATTGCCAAGtgccagcagctgcagcaggaatACAGCCGCAAGGAGGAAGAGGGCCAGGCCGGGGCTGCTGAGATGCGTGAGCAGTTCTACCACTCGTGCAAGCAGTACGGCATCACG GGCGACAATGTCCGGAGAGAGCTCCTGGCCCTGGTGAAGGACCTGCCGAGTCAGCTGGCTGAGATAGGAGCAGGAGCTCAGGCCCTGGGGGAGGCCATCGACCTGTACCAGGCCTGTGTGGAGTTTGTGTGTGACAG CCCCACAGAGCAGGTGTTGCCCATGCTGCGCTACGTGAAGAAGCACGGGAACTCAACAGTGTATGAATGGAGGACGGGGACAGAGCCCTCTGTGGTGGAGCGGCCACAACTGGAGGAACCTCCAGAGCAGGTGCAAGAAGATGAG atCGACTGGGGTGACTTTGGAGTGGAGGCTGTTTCTGACTCCGGCATCTCTGCTGAGACCCCTGGAATTGACTGGGGCATCTCCCTGGAATCGGAGTCAAAG GATGCTGGGGGTGACGGGATAGACTGGGGCGATGACACCACTACTTCAGAGATCACCGTGCTGGAGACAGGAACGGAGG CTCCAGAGGGCGTTGCTAGGGGCTCAGACGCTCTGACTCTTCTTGAATACCCTGAGACCCGGAACCAGTTCATTGATGAGCTGATGGAG cTCGAGATCTTCTTGTCCCAGAGAGCAGTGGAGATGAGTGAGGAGGCCGACATCCTGTCGGTGAGCCAGTTTCAGCTGGCTCCTGCCATCCTTCAGGGCCAGACCAAAGAGAAGATgctcagcctggtctccacaCTGCAGGATCTGATTGGCCGGCTCACTAGTCTCCGAATGCAGCATTTGTTTATGATTCTGGCCTCGCCAAG GTATGTGGACCGAGTGACGGAGTTCCTTCAGCAGAAGCTGAAGCAGTCACAGCTGTTGGCTTTGAAGAAAGAGCTGATGGTAGAGAAGCAGCAGGAGGCGCTTCAGGAGCAGGCCGCTCTGGAACCCAAGCTGGACCTGCTcctggagaagagcagagagctgCAGAAGCTG atTGAAGCTGACATCTCCAAGAGGTACGGTGGCCGTCCTGTGAACCTGATGGGCACCTCTCTGTGA
- the Cdk5rap3 gene encoding CDK5 regulatory subunit-associated protein 3 isoform X1, with product MPESQEIAQLLSGSYIHYFHCLRIVDLLKGTEASTKNIFGRYSSQRMKDWQEIIGLYEKDNTYLVELSSLLVRNVNYEIPSLKKQIAKCQQLQQEYSRKEEEGQAGAAEMREQFYHSCKQYGITGDNVRRELLALVKDLPSQLAEIGAGAQALGEAIDLYQACVEFVCDSPTEQVLPMLRYVKKHGNSTVYEWRTGTEPSVVERPQLEEPPEQVQEDEIDWGDFGVEAVSDSGISAETPGIDWGISLESESKDAGGDGIDWGDDTTTSEITVLETGTEAPEGVARGSDALTLLEYPETRNQFIDELMELEIFLSQRAVEMSEEADILSVSQFQLAPAILQGQTKEKMLSLVSTLQDLIGRLTSLRMQHLFMILASPRYVDRVTEFLQQKLKQSQLLALKKELMVEKQQEALQEQAALEPKLDLLLEKSRELQKLIEADISKRYGGRPVNLMGTSL from the exons ATGCCAGAGAGCCAAGAGATTGCCCAGCTGCTCTCTGGATCCT ACATTCATTACTTCCATTGCCTACGAATAGTGGACCTTCTTAAAGGTACTGAGGCCTCCACCAAAAATATCTTTGGCCGGTACTCTTCACAGCGGATGAAG GATTGGCAGGAGATCATAGGCCTGTATGAAAAGGACAACACCTACTTAG TGGAACTTTCTAGCCTCCTGGTTCGGAATGTCAATTATGAGATCCCCTCGCTGAAGAAGCAGATTGCCAAGtgccagcagctgcagcaggaatACAGCCGCAAGGAGGAAGAGGGCCAGGCCGGGGCTGCTGAGATGCGTGAGCAGTTCTACCACTCGTGCAAGCAGTACGGCATCACG GGCGACAATGTCCGGAGAGAGCTCCTGGCCCTGGTGAAGGACCTGCCGAGTCAGCTGGCTGAGATAGGAGCAGGAGCTCAGGCCCTGGGGGAGGCCATCGACCTGTACCAGGCCTGTGTGGAGTTTGTGTGTGACAG CCCCACAGAGCAGGTGTTGCCCATGCTGCGCTACGTGAAGAAGCACGGGAACTCAACAGTGTATGAATGGAGGACGGGGACAGAGCCCTCTGTGGTGGAGCGGCCACAACTGGAGGAACCTCCAGAGCAGGTGCAAGAAGATGAG atCGACTGGGGTGACTTTGGAGTGGAGGCTGTTTCTGACTCCGGCATCTCTGCTGAGACCCCTGGAATTGACTGGGGCATCTCCCTGGAATCGGAGTCAAAG GATGCTGGGGGTGACGGGATAGACTGGGGCGATGACACCACTACTTCAGAGATCACCGTGCTGGAGACAGGAACGGAGG CTCCAGAGGGCGTTGCTAGGGGCTCAGACGCTCTGACTCTTCTTGAATACCCTGAGACCCGGAACCAGTTCATTGATGAGCTGATGGAG cTCGAGATCTTCTTGTCCCAGAGAGCAGTGGAGATGAGTGAGGAGGCCGACATCCTGTCGGTGAGCCAGTTTCAGCTGGCTCCTGCCATCCTTCAGGGCCAGACCAAAGAGAAGATgctcagcctggtctccacaCTGCAGGATCTGATTGGCCGGCTCACTAGTCTCCGAATGCAGCATTTGTTTATGATTCTGGCCTCGCCAAG GTATGTGGACCGAGTGACGGAGTTCCTTCAGCAGAAGCTGAAGCAGTCACAGCTGTTGGCTTTGAAGAAAGAGCTGATGGTAGAGAAGCAGCAGGAGGCGCTTCAGGAGCAGGCCGCTCTGGAACCCAAGCTGGACCTGCTcctggagaagagcagagagctgCAGAAGCTG atTGAAGCTGACATCTCCAAGAGGTACGGTGGCCGTCCTGTGAACCTGATGGGCACCTCTCTGTGA